The genome window CGGTATCGTTATCGGATTTTTTATTGCGCGTAAATACATGATGAACTACTTAAAGAAAAACCCACCAATTAATGAACAAATGTTAAAAATGATGATGATGCAAATGGGAATGAAACCTTCTCAAAAGAAAATCAATCAAATGATGACAGCAATGAACAAACAACAAGGGAAATAATAGGACAAGCATTCAGTAAAACCTATTTTTCT of Niallia circulans contains these proteins:
- a CDS encoding YneF family protein yields the protein MPWYAWLSIVVALIAGIVIGFFIARKYMMNYLKKNPPINEQMLKMMMMQMGMKPSQKKINQMMTAMNKQQGK